In Stenotrophomonas sp. 610A2, one DNA window encodes the following:
- a CDS encoding glycoside hydrolase family 97 protein, translating into MADTRPTPARLSLKAAFALLLVSCLPAHAADLARITSPDKQLVVVVESQHEGRPSYRVERNGQAVIAPSRLGMLLGDGRLERNVALTGQSQRSFDETWEQPWGERRLTRNHYNELRASFTEKPGAGRNYERRFDVVFRVYDDGIGFRYEFPQQAGMKQAQIHAELTEFALARPATAWWIPAFEWNREEYLYHQTPLKEVGTAQTPLTLRSDNGLHISIHEAALVDYAGMNLARGDGDILRATLTPSSSGAPVVRALPFNTPWRTITIGEKAGDLAESSLILNLNEPNAIGDVSWFKPAKYAGVWWSLHLETETWATGPKHGATTENTRRYIDFAAANGFRGVLVEGWNIGWDGDWFANGEAFDFTRATPDFDLPELASYAAGKGVHLIGHHETACAVSHYERQLPAALDLYARNGVDVIKTGYVCDAGDIHRQDQVDGPITREWHEGQWMSNHNLRVLQQAAAKHIAINSHEPIKDTGLRRTYPNWVSREGARGMEFNAWGNPPNPPGHEATLVFTRMLGGPMDYTPGIVSLKGRNGLALRSTLAKQLALYVVLYSPVQMVADLPEHYAQHPDAFQFIKDVAVDWEESHVLNGEVGQYVTFARKARGSEEWFVGSVGSEKPQSLDVALSFLTPGKRYRAEIYRDGDGANWETAPFAFARETRVVGSGDRIKLQLAAGGGAAVRFVPVE; encoded by the coding sequence ATGGCCGATACACGTCCCACCCCTGCCCGCCTGTCGCTGAAGGCCGCGTTCGCGCTGCTGCTGGTCAGCTGCCTGCCGGCCCACGCTGCCGATCTGGCGCGCATTACCTCCCCCGACAAGCAGCTTGTCGTGGTCGTCGAATCCCAGCATGAAGGCCGGCCTTCGTACCGGGTTGAGCGCAATGGCCAGGCAGTGATCGCACCGTCGCGGCTGGGCATGCTGCTTGGCGACGGCCGTCTGGAGCGTAATGTCGCCCTCACCGGACAGTCGCAACGCAGCTTCGATGAAACCTGGGAGCAGCCCTGGGGCGAGCGCCGCCTGACACGCAACCATTACAACGAACTGCGCGCCAGCTTCACCGAGAAGCCCGGCGCTGGCCGCAACTACGAGCGCCGTTTTGACGTGGTGTTCCGCGTCTATGACGACGGCATCGGCTTCCGCTACGAGTTCCCGCAGCAGGCCGGCATGAAGCAGGCGCAGATCCATGCCGAGCTGACCGAGTTCGCATTGGCGCGCCCGGCCACCGCCTGGTGGATTCCCGCCTTCGAGTGGAACCGCGAGGAATACCTGTACCACCAGACCCCGCTGAAGGAAGTCGGCACCGCGCAGACCCCGCTGACCCTGCGCAGCGACAACGGCCTGCATATCTCCATCCACGAAGCCGCACTGGTGGACTACGCCGGTATGAACCTGGCCCGTGGCGATGGCGACATCCTGCGCGCGACGCTCACCCCGTCCAGCAGCGGCGCGCCGGTCGTGCGCGCCCTGCCCTTCAACACGCCGTGGCGCACCATCACCATCGGTGAGAAGGCCGGCGATCTGGCCGAATCCAGCCTGATCCTCAACCTCAACGAACCCAATGCGATCGGCGATGTGAGCTGGTTCAAGCCGGCCAAATATGCCGGCGTGTGGTGGTCGCTGCACCTGGAAACCGAGACCTGGGCCACCGGCCCCAAGCACGGCGCCACCACCGAAAACACCCGCCGTTACATCGACTTCGCCGCCGCCAATGGCTTCCGTGGCGTGCTGGTGGAAGGCTGGAACATCGGCTGGGACGGCGACTGGTTCGCCAACGGCGAGGCCTTCGACTTCACCCGCGCTACCCCGGATTTCGACCTGCCCGAGCTCGCCAGCTACGCCGCTGGCAAGGGCGTGCACCTGATCGGTCACCACGAAACCGCCTGCGCGGTCAGCCATTACGAACGCCAGCTGCCAGCCGCGCTGGACCTGTATGCGCGCAACGGCGTGGATGTGATCAAGACCGGCTACGTCTGCGACGCAGGTGACATCCACCGCCAGGATCAGGTCGACGGCCCGATCACCCGCGAATGGCACGAAGGCCAGTGGATGAGCAACCACAACCTGCGTGTGCTCCAGCAGGCCGCCGCCAAGCACATCGCGATCAACTCACACGAGCCGATCAAGGACACCGGCCTGCGCCGCACCTACCCGAACTGGGTATCGCGCGAAGGCGCACGCGGCATGGAGTTCAACGCCTGGGGCAACCCGCCCAACCCGCCGGGCCATGAAGCCACGCTGGTGTTCACCCGCATGCTGGGCGGGCCGATGGATTACACCCCCGGCATCGTCAGCCTGAAGGGCCGCAACGGCCTGGCCCTGCGCAGCACCCTGGCCAAGCAGCTGGCCCTGTACGTGGTGCTGTACAGCCCGGTGCAGATGGTCGCCGATCTGCCCGAACACTACGCCCAGCACCCGGACGCCTTCCAGTTCATCAAGGACGTGGCGGTGGATTGGGAGGAAAGCCATGTGCTCAATGGCGAGGTTGGCCAGTACGTGACGTTTGCACGCAAGGCGCGTGGCAGCGAGGAATGGTTTGTCGGCAGCGTTGGCAGCGAGAAGCCGCAGTCGCTGGATGTGGCCTTGTCGTTCCTGACCCCAGGCAAGCGTTACCGCGCGGAGATCTACCGCGATGGTGACGGCGCCAACTGGGAAACGGCACCGTTTGCGTTCGCTCGTGAGACGCGGGTGGTGGGTAGTGGCGACCGAATCAAGCTGCAGCTTGCGGCTGGTGGCGGTGCTGCTGTGCGCTTTGTGCCGGTGGAGTGA
- a CDS encoding MFS transporter, which translates to MNSKPQLSFWQIWNMCFGFLGIQFGFALQNANASRIFETLGAPMDAVPGLWIAAPLTGLLVQPVIGYLSDRTWTRWGRRRPYFMIGAVLTTLALLVMPNSPTLWIAAGTLWVLDASINISMEPFRAFVGDQLSPKQRPAGFSMQSFFIGVGAVVASFLPFILAHFGVANTAGPGEVPDTVRYAFYFGAGVLLLAMSWTVFSTREYSPAELASFDDAEPSAVHSTQRVGGLPQWSQIGLWLGLGVLLAALIAWRQGDRMLYVLAGLCASYGLLLGLARLLPGTHMLATIVDDLRSMPGTMRRLAWVQFFSWFALFAMWIYTTAAVAGTHFGSTDTQSAAYNEGANWVGVLFGAYNGFAAVAALIIPLMVRAIGLRWSHLVNLWLGGLGLISLMLIKDPHWLLLSMVGVGFAWASILSLPYALLSDSVPAAKMGVYMGIFNFFIVIPQLVAASALGFALRNWLGGDPIHVLVLGGCSLFVAGLFVLRVPSQQEVV; encoded by the coding sequence ATGAATAGCAAACCGCAGCTGTCGTTCTGGCAGATCTGGAACATGTGTTTCGGCTTCCTGGGTATCCAGTTCGGCTTCGCGCTGCAGAACGCCAATGCCAGCCGCATCTTTGAAACGCTGGGCGCGCCGATGGATGCGGTGCCAGGGCTGTGGATCGCCGCACCGCTGACCGGGCTGCTGGTGCAGCCGGTGATCGGCTATCTGTCCGACCGCACCTGGACGCGCTGGGGCCGGCGCCGCCCTTATTTCATGATCGGCGCGGTGCTGACCACGCTCGCGCTGCTGGTGATGCCGAACTCGCCGACGCTGTGGATCGCCGCCGGCACGCTGTGGGTGCTGGACGCCTCGATCAATATCTCGATGGAGCCGTTCCGTGCCTTCGTCGGTGATCAGTTGTCGCCGAAGCAGCGCCCTGCCGGATTCTCGATGCAGAGCTTCTTCATCGGCGTGGGCGCGGTGGTGGCCAGTTTCTTGCCCTTCATCCTTGCCCACTTCGGTGTGGCCAATACGGCGGGACCGGGTGAAGTACCGGATACCGTGCGCTATGCCTTCTACTTCGGCGCCGGGGTGTTGCTGCTGGCAATGAGCTGGACGGTGTTCAGCACGCGCGAGTATTCGCCGGCCGAGCTGGCCAGTTTTGATGATGCGGAGCCGTCCGCTGTGCATTCGACGCAACGCGTCGGCGGCTTGCCGCAATGGAGCCAGATTGGCCTGTGGCTGGGTCTGGGCGTGTTGCTGGCAGCGTTGATCGCCTGGCGCCAAGGCGACCGCATGCTCTACGTGCTGGCCGGCCTGTGTGCCAGCTACGGCCTGTTGCTCGGCCTGGCACGGCTGCTGCCCGGCACGCATATGCTGGCCACCATCGTCGACGACCTGCGCAGCATGCCGGGCACGATGCGGCGCTTGGCCTGGGTGCAGTTCTTCTCCTGGTTCGCCTTGTTTGCGATGTGGATCTACACCACCGCAGCGGTGGCTGGCACGCACTTCGGTTCCACCGATACGCAGTCAGCTGCGTACAACGAAGGCGCGAACTGGGTCGGCGTGTTGTTCGGCGCTTACAACGGTTTCGCTGCCGTGGCGGCGCTGATCATTCCGCTGATGGTGCGGGCGATTGGCCTGCGCTGGAGTCATCTGGTCAATCTTTGGCTGGGCGGTTTGGGCCTGATCTCGCTGATGCTGATCAAGGACCCGCACTGGCTGTTGCTGTCGATGGTCGGCGTCGGCTTTGCCTGGGCCTCGATCCTGTCGCTGCCTTACGCACTGCTGTCGGACAGCGTGCCGGCGGCAAAGATGGGCGTGTACATGGGTATCTTCAATTTCTTCATCGTGATCCCGCAGTTGGTTGCCGCCAGCGCCTTGGGCTTTGCCCTGCGCAACTGGTTGGGTGGCGATCCCATCCACGTGCTGGTGCTGGGTGGTTGCAGCCTGTTCGTGGCTGGATTGTTCGTGCTGCGGGTTCCGTCGCAACAGGAGGTGGTGTGA